One window of the Candidatus Microbacterium colombiense genome contains the following:
- a CDS encoding DUF5719 family protein, translating into MSGTRAVRVVATGARLVTGVAVAAACVVGVVTAIHAPWPEVTHEAAQVQVTPLPGDSILVCNGDLRALGRDSSDPLSMWSASSPTFTVDGTNGAPTIAELQVADLVGAGSVRTVTGTVDGRTAPLIAATESATVSADDLSGFAALPCGTPRLESWLVGGTVATGSSDLIVLTNAAEVTSTVTLSVYGTSRSTRTVVIPARTQASLPLASIAAGNTSPVVQVSADGAPVRAVLQSSLVRTLDPAGVDLQDAVPGAQLHPILAGVQSFAADGDDAEMTVLRMLAPDDAAQAQVTVRATGETAAVNEFTVSLVAGEPADVSLSGLEPGEYSVQIDADAPIVSAVRQQDGLARDSDFAWVTPAPEIDSDALFAVPAGPAPTLHLVNEEDSDVTVTLEPTSGATGAEVSIPAGGSIDVALTERTTYRLSTTGTVHAAITMSAAGALAAWPLEPSAGAAQSITVYP; encoded by the coding sequence ATGAGCGGGACACGGGCGGTACGCGTGGTCGCGACCGGTGCTCGACTGGTCACCGGAGTGGCGGTGGCCGCTGCGTGCGTGGTGGGCGTGGTGACGGCGATCCATGCGCCCTGGCCGGAGGTCACGCACGAAGCGGCTCAGGTTCAGGTCACGCCTCTCCCCGGCGACAGCATTCTCGTGTGCAACGGAGACCTTCGCGCTCTCGGCAGGGATTCCTCCGATCCGCTCAGCATGTGGTCTGCCTCATCGCCGACATTCACCGTCGACGGTACGAACGGTGCTCCGACGATCGCAGAGCTGCAGGTCGCCGATCTGGTCGGTGCGGGTTCCGTGCGCACGGTCACCGGGACGGTCGACGGGCGCACGGCGCCCTTGATCGCCGCCACCGAGTCCGCGACGGTCTCGGCCGACGATCTCAGCGGTTTCGCTGCGCTCCCGTGTGGCACACCGCGCCTGGAGTCCTGGCTCGTCGGTGGCACGGTGGCGACCGGGTCCTCCGATCTGATCGTGCTGACGAACGCGGCCGAGGTGACGTCGACCGTGACGCTGTCGGTCTACGGCACGAGCCGCAGCACTCGCACCGTCGTCATCCCCGCCCGCACGCAGGCGTCGCTTCCACTGGCGTCGATCGCCGCGGGCAACACCTCGCCGGTCGTGCAGGTCTCCGCCGACGGTGCGCCCGTGCGCGCCGTCCTGCAGTCCTCGCTGGTGCGCACTCTGGACCCTGCCGGCGTCGACCTGCAGGACGCTGTTCCCGGTGCCCAGCTGCATCCGATCCTGGCCGGTGTGCAGTCTTTCGCGGCTGACGGCGATGATGCCGAGATGACAGTGCTGCGCATGCTGGCTCCCGACGACGCGGCTCAGGCCCAGGTCACGGTCCGTGCGACGGGCGAGACCGCTGCGGTGAACGAGTTCACGGTGTCGCTGGTGGCCGGCGAACCGGCCGATGTATCGCTCAGCGGCCTGGAGCCCGGCGAGTATTCGGTGCAGATCGATGCCGATGCTCCGATCGTCTCGGCCGTCAGACAGCAGGATGGGCTCGCACGCGACTCCGATTTCGCCTGGGTGACGCCGGCGCCGGAGATCGACTCGGACGCCCTGTTCGCTGTTCCCGCAGGTCCCGCGCCGACACTCCACCTGGTCAACGAGGAGGACTCCGACGTCACCGTGACGCTGGAACCGACCTCAGGGGCGACCGGGGCTGAGGTGTCGATCCCCGCCGGTGGATCGATCGACGTTGCTCTGACCGAGCGGACGACCTACCGGCTGTCGACGACGGGAACCGTGCACGCCGCGATCACGATGAGCGCAGCCGGCGCGCTGGCGGCCTGGCCGCTGGAGCCGAGCGCCGGTGCGGCGCAGAGCATCACCGTCTATCCCTGA
- a CDS encoding DUF3499 family protein, with amino-acid sequence MDGRLCSKVGCAREAVATLTYDYGDKMAALGPLGLAQHPHAHDLCSPHAERLSVPAGWLAVRHEALRA; translated from the coding sequence ATGGACGGACGACTCTGCTCGAAGGTCGGGTGCGCACGCGAAGCCGTGGCCACCCTGACGTACGACTACGGCGACAAGATGGCGGCGCTCGGCCCGCTCGGGCTCGCGCAGCATCCTCACGCGCATGATCTGTGCTCACCGCACGCCGAGCGGCTCTCGGTGCCCGCGGGATGGCTCGCCGTGCGACACGAGGCGCTGCGGGCCTGA
- a CDS encoding ABC transporter ATP-binding protein: MTLVVLEDVEKSVLLVDDSRLEILRGINLSVSAGDHVSIVGRSGSGKSTLLNILGMLDTPTSGSVSFEGREVRKMRSGRLDRLRGDNVGFVFQQFNLLPGRTALENVMMPLGHATGRMFWNRRQIAADMLERVGLGHRVEQIADRLSGGEQQRVAIARALVRKPVLILADEPTGALDIETGASVMSLLDEVATETDAALVTITHDLHVAARARRHYRLDAGRLEPVDLRRAFEASTLSAPAPIAPPPLSGLPAANGLRS, encoded by the coding sequence GTGACGCTCGTCGTTCTGGAGGACGTCGAGAAGAGCGTCCTCCTCGTCGACGACTCGCGACTCGAGATCCTGCGGGGGATCAACCTGTCCGTCAGCGCCGGCGACCACGTGTCGATCGTCGGGCGCTCCGGATCAGGTAAGTCCACGCTGTTGAACATCCTGGGGATGCTCGACACTCCGACATCCGGATCGGTGTCCTTCGAAGGCCGAGAGGTGCGGAAGATGCGGTCGGGGCGCCTCGACAGGCTGCGCGGAGACAACGTCGGATTCGTGTTCCAGCAGTTCAACCTGCTGCCAGGGCGTACGGCGCTGGAGAACGTGATGATGCCGCTCGGACACGCCACGGGGCGGATGTTCTGGAACCGCCGCCAGATCGCCGCCGACATGCTCGAGCGGGTGGGACTCGGACACCGCGTGGAGCAGATCGCCGATCGGCTCTCCGGTGGTGAGCAGCAGCGGGTCGCGATAGCCCGTGCGCTGGTGCGAAAGCCCGTGCTGATCCTGGCCGACGAGCCGACCGGTGCGCTCGACATCGAGACCGGCGCGTCGGTGATGTCGTTGCTCGACGAGGTCGCCACCGAGACGGATGCCGCGCTGGTCACGATCACCCATGATCTGCACGTCGCCGCGCGCGCTCGCCGGCACTATCGTCTCGATGCCGGACGTCTCGAACCCGTCGACCTGCGCAGGGCTTTCGAGGCGTCCACGTTGTCCGCGCCGGCACCGATCGCTCCGCCGCCGCTGAGTGGCCTTCCCGCCGCGAACGGCTTGCGCTCGTGA
- a CDS encoding ABC transporter permease, with protein sequence MSGLLGALSDAWAEIRVHKLRVLLSLIGIAVSVAALTAVVAISEYQRQLQTEQSDRFGGRAATIVIAINNDDGTAIDFDAFDDRFSRVTERFGFSHTGRIVGGIAQDVRLPDGVTTVGARLIDPLYPEIHRETLLEGRWFLDSDVEALSPPVVITEALWDRIGRVPLAQHPTLTLTGDTGGTYQVVGVAPRQGIGDEELRVDLLYDSYRARVDALPQDAWPQYEVWVGADQADEIGPVLAMDLRAGLPDGQTVSVSRSDWAAQPGALDAQSTFEMITGGIATLILALGALSLINIQLVAMRQRVREIGVRRAFGATSGRVFFSVFLESLVATTVAGVIGIAIVVAVLRSDWIVTSLFYGMQDVPPFPMRAALVGLVASVIVGAVAGFIPALVALRVKVIDAIRF encoded by the coding sequence GTGAGCGGCCTCCTCGGAGCGCTCTCCGACGCGTGGGCCGAGATCCGGGTCCACAAGCTCCGCGTGTTGCTGAGTCTGATCGGAATCGCGGTGTCGGTGGCCGCGCTCACGGCGGTCGTCGCCATCTCGGAGTATCAGCGGCAGTTACAGACCGAGCAGTCGGACCGCTTCGGCGGACGCGCGGCCACGATCGTCATCGCGATCAACAATGACGATGGAACCGCGATCGATTTCGACGCTTTCGATGATCGCTTCAGTCGTGTCACGGAGCGCTTCGGCTTCAGTCACACAGGACGTATCGTCGGGGGGATCGCGCAGGATGTGCGTCTGCCGGACGGAGTCACCACGGTCGGAGCACGGCTCATCGACCCGCTCTACCCCGAGATCCACCGGGAGACGCTGCTCGAAGGGCGCTGGTTCCTCGATTCGGATGTGGAGGCGCTGTCGCCGCCGGTCGTGATCACCGAGGCGCTGTGGGATCGGATCGGCCGAGTGCCGCTCGCTCAGCATCCCACGCTGACCCTCACCGGCGACACCGGCGGCACGTACCAGGTCGTCGGCGTCGCGCCGCGTCAGGGGATCGGCGACGAGGAGCTCCGGGTGGACCTGCTGTACGACTCCTATCGCGCGCGCGTCGATGCGTTGCCGCAGGATGCGTGGCCGCAGTACGAGGTCTGGGTCGGCGCGGACCAGGCCGACGAGATCGGCCCGGTGCTGGCGATGGACCTGCGCGCAGGCCTTCCCGATGGGCAGACGGTGTCGGTGAGTCGTTCGGATTGGGCGGCCCAGCCGGGCGCGCTGGATGCGCAGTCGACGTTCGAGATGATCACCGGCGGCATCGCGACACTGATCCTGGCGCTCGGTGCGCTCAGCCTGATCAACATCCAGCTGGTGGCCATGCGACAGAGAGTGCGGGAGATCGGGGTGCGGCGCGCGTTCGGAGCCACCTCCGGGCGTGTCTTCTTCTCCGTGTTCCTCGAGAGCCTCGTCGCAACCACGGTCGCCGGCGTGATCGGGATCGCGATCGTCGTGGCGGTCCTCCGCTCCGACTGGATCGTGACATCGCTGTTCTACGGCATGCAGGACGTGCCGCCGTTCCCCATGCGGGCGGCGCTCGTCGGGCTCGTCGCATCGGTGATCGTCGGGGCGGTCGCGGGGTTCATCCCGGCGCTGGTCGCCTTGCGGGTGAAGGTGATCGACGCGATCCGCTTCTGA
- a CDS encoding RDD family protein — protein sequence MSSPIDTSDEVLSGEAVAIDVQPVGFLLRALGALIDMALGFAVFILWIFLRIWLTDAGVLDEATDRIALVSAFVVSFVVLPITMEMALKGRSLGKLAVGGRIVRIDGGAAGFRHAFIRALIGVLEIYMTFGGLAVLTGAFTVRSQRLGDIVAGTYSQRVRTPQLVPHEPVLPPALTGWSQIADVARLPDRLARRISQFLQSAPRMVPSARAQVAQDLLAEASPFVSPLPPAPPEEVLVGITVLRRIRERRALENADRRAEKLTGRRVGI from the coding sequence ATGTCCTCGCCGATCGATACCTCCGACGAGGTGCTCTCCGGAGAAGCCGTCGCGATCGATGTACAGCCCGTCGGCTTCCTGTTGCGCGCGCTCGGCGCTCTCATCGACATGGCGCTGGGGTTCGCCGTGTTCATCCTGTGGATCTTCCTCCGCATCTGGCTGACGGACGCCGGCGTGCTCGACGAGGCCACCGATCGCATCGCCCTCGTATCGGCGTTCGTCGTGAGCTTCGTGGTGCTGCCCATCACGATGGAGATGGCTCTCAAGGGACGCAGTCTCGGGAAGCTCGCCGTCGGCGGTCGCATCGTCCGCATCGACGGCGGGGCTGCGGGGTTCCGACATGCCTTCATCCGCGCGCTGATCGGCGTGTTGGAGATCTACATGACGTTCGGTGGGCTCGCCGTGCTCACCGGAGCGTTCACCGTGCGCTCGCAACGGCTCGGCGACATCGTCGCGGGGACGTACAGCCAGCGCGTGCGCACACCCCAGCTGGTCCCCCATGAGCCGGTGCTCCCGCCCGCCCTCACCGGCTGGTCCCAGATCGCCGACGTCGCGCGGTTGCCCGACCGCCTCGCCCGACGCATCTCGCAGTTCCTCCAGAGCGCGCCGCGCATGGTTCCCTCGGCCCGCGCTCAGGTCGCACAGGACCTGCTCGCCGAGGCGTCACCCTTCGTCTCTCCGCTGCCGCCGGCGCCGCCCGAGGAGGTACTCGTCGGCATCACCGTGCTGCGTCGCATTCGCGAACGCCGGGCGCTCGAGAACGCCGATCGCCGTGCCGAGAAGCTGACCGGCCGCCGGGTCGGCATCTGA
- a CDS encoding stage II sporulation protein M encodes MDADALTDARRAEWERLDELSRARLDGGSVDELIVRYRAASADLAELKTSVGDSPQGAYLSTILVRARLRLTGASDNILTQTARFFSLQLPAALYRLRWMTAIITVVFVAVVVGTAAWISSDPALIATLGPPDALEQYADETFTGYYTENSAAVFMGMVWTNNAWIAMQCVLFGVTGIWPVYVLVQNALGLGVSGAVMAAHDRVDIMVLYILPHGMLEMTCIFVAAAAGLRMFWAWVAPGHRTRASALAAEGRALATVAIGLVFALFLAGLVEGFVTGWALPWPVKIGIGGAALAVFLIYMLVVGGRAYRRGETGDLVEYEAGTPTLVSG; translated from the coding sequence GTGGATGCCGATGCGCTGACTGATGCACGCCGCGCCGAATGGGAGCGGCTGGACGAGCTCAGTCGCGCGCGGCTGGACGGCGGGTCCGTCGATGAACTCATCGTCCGCTACCGCGCCGCCTCCGCGGATCTCGCCGAGTTGAAGACCTCGGTGGGCGACTCCCCGCAGGGTGCCTATCTGTCGACGATCCTGGTGCGCGCCCGTCTGCGGCTCACGGGCGCGTCCGACAACATCCTCACCCAGACCGCACGATTCTTCTCGCTGCAGCTTCCGGCTGCCCTGTACCGATTGCGATGGATGACAGCGATCATCACCGTCGTGTTCGTCGCGGTCGTCGTGGGGACCGCGGCCTGGATCTCCAGCGACCCGGCTCTGATCGCGACCCTGGGGCCGCCCGACGCGCTGGAGCAGTACGCCGACGAGACCTTCACGGGGTATTACACCGAGAACTCCGCCGCCGTGTTCATGGGGATGGTGTGGACGAACAACGCCTGGATCGCCATGCAGTGCGTGCTCTTCGGCGTCACGGGTATCTGGCCGGTGTACGTGCTGGTGCAGAATGCCCTGGGTCTCGGAGTATCCGGGGCGGTGATGGCCGCCCATGACCGGGTGGACATCATGGTGCTGTACATCCTCCCGCACGGCATGCTCGAGATGACGTGCATCTTCGTCGCCGCGGCCGCGGGCCTGCGCATGTTCTGGGCCTGGGTGGCGCCGGGCCACCGCACCCGTGCATCGGCACTGGCCGCGGAGGGACGTGCTCTCGCCACCGTCGCCATCGGCCTGGTGTTCGCGCTGTTCCTGGCCGGCCTCGTCGAAGGATTCGTCACGGGGTGGGCGCTGCCCTGGCCGGTGAAGATCGGCATCGGAGGCGCGGCGCTCGCGGTGTTCCTCATCTACATGCTGGTGGTCGGCGGGCGTGCGTACCGCCGCGGCGAGACGGGCGACCTGGTCGAGTACGAAGCAGGCACGCCGACTCTCGTGTCCGGCTGA
- a CDS encoding DUF58 domain-containing protein, with the protein MFVTGRLSVALAVGVVPLVLAGAAGFSPYAAAGIWVGLCAVLVLIDVLTAASPRSVTVSRRLPARVRIGEPVPASVAVHNHGSRALHALLRDAWQPTAGAGEGRHRLHVAAGERGRVAIPLLPRRRGELASEFVMIRSRGPLGLAGRQARHTVRGAIRVLPAFSSRKHLPSRLARLRELDGNTSIQVRGQGTEFDSLREYVRGDDVRSIDWRATARAGTTMLRTWRPERDRHVVIIIDTGRTAAARVGDGTRVDAALEAALLLAALASRAGDHVHLLMYDRVVRARVTGVDGAALLPAMTDAMAPVHARLVDTDWQGAFAAVRTLTTRPSLIVALTAQDAAESARGFLGAFPNASRATTVLVGSVTDDGIAALARKRGSREEVYLAAAAERAQRDAENVADAVRRAGGEAIAADPEDLPPRIADRYLELKAAGRL; encoded by the coding sequence GTGTTCGTCACCGGCCGCCTCTCCGTCGCGCTCGCCGTCGGCGTCGTCCCGCTCGTCCTCGCCGGCGCCGCGGGCTTCTCGCCGTATGCCGCTGCCGGCATCTGGGTGGGATTGTGTGCGGTCCTCGTACTCATCGACGTCCTCACGGCGGCGAGCCCGCGTTCCGTGACCGTGAGCCGCAGACTCCCTGCGCGTGTACGCATCGGGGAGCCCGTTCCGGCCAGTGTCGCCGTGCACAATCACGGCTCCCGCGCCCTGCACGCCCTGCTGCGGGACGCCTGGCAGCCCACCGCCGGTGCCGGTGAGGGGCGCCATCGCCTGCATGTCGCGGCCGGAGAGCGGGGACGGGTCGCCATCCCTCTGCTCCCCCGACGTCGGGGAGAGTTGGCGAGCGAATTCGTGATGATCCGCTCCCGAGGGCCCCTGGGTCTGGCCGGCCGGCAGGCCCGTCACACGGTGCGCGGTGCGATCCGCGTGCTTCCCGCGTTCTCCTCGCGCAAGCACCTGCCCTCGCGGCTGGCGCGTCTGCGTGAGCTCGACGGCAACACCAGCATCCAGGTGCGCGGGCAGGGCACCGAGTTCGACTCGCTGCGAGAGTACGTGCGGGGTGACGACGTACGATCCATCGACTGGCGCGCGACCGCGCGTGCCGGAACGACGATGTTACGCACCTGGCGACCCGAGCGCGACCGGCACGTCGTGATCATCATCGACACGGGTCGCACGGCCGCCGCGCGCGTGGGCGACGGCACCAGAGTGGATGCCGCGCTCGAAGCAGCCCTGCTCCTGGCTGCACTCGCGTCGCGTGCCGGCGACCACGTGCACCTGCTGATGTACGACCGCGTCGTGCGCGCACGGGTCACCGGCGTCGACGGCGCCGCCCTGCTGCCGGCGATGACCGACGCGATGGCTCCGGTGCACGCCCGACTCGTCGACACCGACTGGCAGGGTGCCTTCGCCGCCGTGCGCACGCTCACCACTCGCCCGTCCTTGATCGTCGCCCTCACCGCGCAGGACGCCGCGGAGTCCGCGCGGGGTTTCCTCGGCGCATTCCCGAACGCCTCCCGGGCGACGACGGTGCTGGTCGGCTCGGTGACCGACGATGGCATCGCTGCTCTCGCGCGCAAGCGCGGTTCGCGCGAGGAGGTCTATCTGGCCGCGGCAGCCGAGCGCGCCCAGCGCGACGCCGAGAACGTCGCCGATGCCGTCCGGCGCGCGGGCGGCGAAGCGATCGCTGCCGACCCGGAGGATCTTCCCCCTCGCATCGCCGATCGCTACCTCGAGTTGAAGGCCGCCGGCAGGCTCTGA
- a CDS encoding MoxR family ATPase, with product MHRVRTEVDKAVVGQAGTVTGLLVSLLARGHVLLEGVPGVAKTLIVRSFARALGLDTKRVQFTPDLMPGDVTGSLVYDARTGEFDFRAGPVFTHILLADEINRTPPKTQAALLEAMEERQVSADGVSRALPDPFLVAATQNPIEHEGTYSLPEAQLDRFLMKLVVGMPERDAEVSVLRRHANGFSPRELTGLDAVVTAEEIRAAQEASARVEVTDDVLGYVVDLARATRQSPSVELGASPRASTGLLAAAKAWAWLNASTAVTPDHVQTMLVPVWRHRLQLRPDAQMEGVSADAVLTSVVQQTRVPI from the coding sequence ATGCACCGTGTGCGCACGGAGGTAGACAAGGCCGTCGTCGGACAGGCTGGCACAGTGACCGGGCTGCTCGTGTCGCTGCTGGCACGCGGCCATGTTCTCCTGGAGGGCGTCCCCGGCGTCGCGAAGACGCTCATCGTGCGCTCGTTCGCCCGCGCACTCGGCCTCGACACCAAGCGCGTGCAGTTCACGCCCGACCTGATGCCCGGCGACGTCACCGGATCCCTCGTCTACGACGCGCGCACCGGCGAGTTCGACTTCCGTGCGGGGCCCGTGTTCACGCACATCCTGCTCGCCGACGAGATCAACCGCACGCCTCCCAAGACGCAGGCCGCGCTGCTGGAGGCCATGGAGGAGCGTCAGGTCTCGGCCGACGGTGTGAGCCGGGCGCTGCCCGACCCTTTCCTTGTCGCGGCGACGCAGAACCCGATCGAGCATGAGGGGACCTACTCCCTGCCCGAGGCGCAGTTGGATCGATTCCTCATGAAGCTCGTGGTCGGCATGCCCGAGCGCGACGCCGAGGTGTCGGTGCTCCGCCGTCACGCGAACGGGTTCTCACCGCGCGAGCTCACGGGCCTCGATGCGGTCGTGACCGCGGAGGAGATCCGCGCGGCGCAGGAGGCATCGGCCCGCGTCGAGGTGACCGATGATGTGCTGGGCTACGTCGTCGATCTGGCCCGCGCGACGCGGCAGTCGCCGTCGGTCGAGCTCGGCGCGAGCCCCCGCGCCTCGACCGGCCTGCTCGCCGCTGCCAAAGCCTGGGCCTGGTTGAACGCCTCGACGGCCGTCACTCCCGACCATGTGCAGACGATGCTCGTTCCGGTGTGGCGCCACCGTCTGCAGCTCCGCCCGGATGCGCAGATGGAAGGCGTCTCCGCGGATGCCGTGCTGACCTCCGTCGTGCAGCAGACCAGGGTACCGATCTAG
- a CDS encoding DUF4350 domain-containing protein gives MTLLADGRPSTAATPPRRLRALAAWALVVALVIVVALIAVRVSASAPGPRGALDPEGRNDAGALALAEVLRDQGVDVTVHRSRVEAAAAIDERTTLVMTNPYSLTDDGLADLMAPADRVVFLSTSSHLLSTLRIGEDAPGTSDSVDADCANGAFAGVGEIRPDRLFAPADGVTSCFGSADGAAVLVDDREDATHVVVEGSKLFSNAYLAENGNAALGLALLGQTERVVWYVPSLADSDIEGQTEDTLGTLTPDWLTPAILLLLLAAAAAAVWRGQRFGPLVAETLPVTVRASETMHGRARLTAKAADAPHAAAVIREGSQRRLARQLGLAAHASVDEVSDAASDRLRIPRGTLQALLAGPLPPDDAALIELARRLGELEEAVDAGSRAAGTTAPGGTP, from the coding sequence GTGACGCTCCTCGCCGACGGGCGACCTTCGACCGCTGCCACTCCCCCGCGGCGCCTCCGCGCACTCGCCGCCTGGGCGCTGGTCGTAGCGCTCGTCATCGTCGTCGCCCTGATAGCGGTGCGTGTGAGTGCGAGCGCGCCGGGACCACGCGGAGCACTCGACCCCGAGGGTCGAAACGACGCCGGTGCTCTCGCGCTGGCCGAGGTCCTGCGCGATCAGGGCGTCGATGTCACGGTCCATCGTTCCCGTGTGGAGGCGGCTGCGGCGATCGACGAGCGGACCACTCTGGTGATGACGAACCCGTATTCGCTCACGGACGACGGACTCGCGGATCTGATGGCTCCTGCCGATCGTGTCGTCTTCCTGTCGACGAGCAGTCACCTCCTCAGCACTCTGCGGATCGGTGAAGACGCGCCGGGAACCTCCGACTCCGTCGATGCCGACTGTGCGAACGGTGCATTCGCTGGCGTCGGCGAGATCCGCCCCGATCGGCTCTTCGCTCCTGCCGACGGGGTCACCTCCTGCTTCGGTTCCGCGGACGGTGCCGCGGTGCTCGTGGACGATCGCGAGGACGCCACGCATGTCGTGGTCGAAGGATCGAAGTTGTTCAGCAATGCCTACCTGGCTGAGAACGGCAATGCCGCCCTCGGTCTCGCTCTGCTCGGTCAGACCGAACGCGTCGTCTGGTATGTGCCCTCCCTCGCCGACTCCGACATCGAGGGACAGACCGAGGACACGCTCGGCACTCTCACGCCGGACTGGCTCACTCCCGCGATCCTCCTGTTGCTGCTCGCCGCGGCCGCCGCGGCCGTCTGGCGAGGACAACGGTTCGGACCGCTCGTGGCCGAGACGCTCCCCGTCACGGTCCGTGCCTCCGAGACCATGCACGGGCGGGCACGGCTGACCGCGAAAGCGGCCGACGCACCCCATGCCGCGGCCGTCATCCGCGAGGGATCACAGCGCCGCCTCGCACGGCAGCTCGGACTGGCGGCGCACGCGAGCGTCGACGAGGTGTCGGACGCGGCATCCGACCGTCTGCGGATTCCGCGCGGCACCCTGCAGGCGCTTCTCGCCGGCCCGCTCCCCCCAGACGATGCTGCCCTGATCGAGCTCGCCCGGCGTCTGGGTGAGCTCGAAGAGGCCGTGGATGCCGGCTCGCGCGCCGCCGGTACGACCGCACCAGGAGGCACCCCATGA
- a CDS encoding DUF4129 domain-containing protein codes for MIRRLDDLFVPDGDDARRWAEEELSNPRYADAKPTWFDLMARDIARFFADLFTTQNGANIGPSALIIVCVIIVAALVAALIIWGRPRASRSVRGPRGSLLGVDDDRTAAQLRAEAERSARDQDWDAATILRYRALARGLLERDIIDPAPGATAQAIAREAGAVFPDEATPVRRAATAFDDVRYLRHPASAAGYRDLTDTDERLQARHPGAVIA; via the coding sequence ATGATCCGCCGCCTCGACGACCTGTTCGTCCCCGATGGGGACGATGCGCGACGCTGGGCCGAGGAAGAGCTCTCCAACCCGCGCTACGCCGACGCGAAGCCGACCTGGTTCGACCTGATGGCCCGCGACATCGCACGGTTCTTCGCCGACCTCTTCACCACGCAGAACGGCGCGAACATCGGCCCCTCGGCGCTGATCATCGTGTGCGTGATCATCGTCGCGGCACTCGTCGCGGCGCTCATCATCTGGGGACGGCCCCGAGCCTCCCGGAGCGTACGCGGGCCACGCGGTTCTCTACTCGGTGTCGATGATGACCGTACCGCCGCCCAGTTGCGCGCCGAGGCGGAGCGGAGCGCGCGAGACCAGGACTGGGATGCCGCAACCATCCTGCGCTACCGAGCCCTCGCCCGCGGGCTGCTCGAACGCGACATCATCGACCCGGCTCCCGGTGCCACGGCGCAGGCCATCGCTCGTGAAGCCGGCGCCGTCTTCCCCGACGAGGCCACCCCGGTGCGCCGCGCCGCCACCGCTTTCGATGACGTTCGCTATCTGCGGCATCCGGCAAGCGCGGCCGGCTATCGCGATCTCACCGACACCGACGAGCGCCTGCAGGCGCGACACCCGGGCGCGGTGATCGCGTGA